CAGATACCGGTCAATAACCTGGAGGAATACATAGCTGGCCTGGAATACGCCACTGCCACAGTGCATCCGCCGTATCGTGATATTGGCGTTGTGGTTGATGGTGAATATCGCCAGCTAAACGCCAACATCCTGCAAATTGAGAATGAATATTACAGTCTGATCCGACCCAAGCGCGTGGCATGGAGTGGTGAAACACCGTCGCATGCGTTACGACGCGGTGGCATTGAGTATGTCGAGGTGCGCGCCCTTGATGTCAGCCCCTTTGACCCGGTTGGTGTCAACCAGCAGGAGCTGCGGTTTCTAGAGATCATGCTGGCATTTTGCGCGCTGCACGACAGCCCGCCAATTGACGCTGCAGAGCAAATGCGGATTGATCGCAATCAGCTGGAGACTGCCCGGCATGGGCGAAACCCGCGCCTGATGCTGCAGCGGAGCAGGGGTCTGAGTCCGCTGCGCGATTGGGCAACTGAGTTATGCGAACAGATGATACCGGTGGCTGAATTGCTCGATGCGCAATCCGGGAATGCTGATTACGTCGCCGCATTGCGGGAACAGATGAATTGCGTTCAGGATCCGGAGCTCACGCCATCAGCGCGAGTGCTTCGAGAGATGCGTGAAAACAGTGAGTCGTTCTACGAGTTCGCACTACGCACATCGACAGCGCACAGTGATTATTTCCGTCAGCTGGTGGGTATCAGTGCCGAGCGACGCCAGCAGCTCAGCGAAATGGCTGAGGCGTCTCTGCAGCGCCAGCGTGAAATCGAAGCAGCAGATTCAATCAGTTTCGAGGAGTTTCTGGCGCGTTATTTTTCACAATAATGCTTCAGTGTTGACATAAAGCACCCGTTTCCAAGTTGCTGGGTGAGAGACTGATCACGGCAGTCCGTGCTGTCAGATGCCACACTTCGTCGCCTGCTGAACTGATGAAGTGTGAACCTCATGAAGAGAGTCATCGTTGCCGAAGATGAGCCCTACCTGGCGCGGATGCTGCGTCTCGCCCTGAGCCGGTCCGGTTACCGTGTACAGACGGCAACTGATGGTGAGGTCGCCTGGGAATTGCTTTCGCAAGAGCCACCCGATGCATTTATCACTGCGGCCACGCTGCCGACCATAAGCGGTGTGGACCTTTGTCGTCGGATTCGCCGCGAGCTGCCGCACCGCGATATGCCAACCATCATCATGACTGGTCGCGCTGAAGAGCAGACAAGGCGGGAAGCGCAGGCGATGGACCGGGTAATCGTGCTCGACAAACCTGTCAGTATCCGCACCCTGCTAAGCGAACTGGATAGTTTCTTTGCCGGTGATTCAATGGCCGATACGCTGGTTGGTGAGGAGCGCATTCGCTGAATATGGAATTCAGGGACTTCGATCTGGAGCGATATGGCCGGCTTATGCGCCGGCTGTTGCCGTCGGCGATTGGATTTTCTGTATGTGATTCGGCCGGTCTGCGACGCTGGAGCAGTGATTGCTCTGACCTCAATGCCTGCGTCCGTGCGGTGGCCGTATTGAACGAGTCTGAAGCAGGCTGGGCAACCCGCGACACCTCGATGCAGTGCCGCCCGGTTACCGATGGCATTGCGGTCTGCACACTGCGGATCGATGCAGCAGATCCGGCGGCCGGCACGCTGGCCGTGCTGATGCCCGAGGACTGCGGTGACGCCAGTGAGGCCCTGGAAATTGTCGCCGAGTGCGTTGCCGGAGAAAGTGGCTTCCTGATGGAGCTCGACGCGATGGCCGCCGAACTCAGTGAGCGCTACGAAGAACTCAACCTGATTTACATTACCGAGGACAACGTCAAGTACTTTGACGAGGGCCAGGATGCACTGCGCAAGCTGGTTCAGAACACCGGCCGCTTCCTCGACACGGGCCTGGTCGCACTGGTGATGGGCGACCGCAAGGTAATTACTTCACAGGGAAACAATGAAACGCCGATTCCCGGCGTCGACGATATTCTCACTGCGGCCACGGCAGAACTCTACGAGCGCGTCGTGTTCATGAAAGACGCGGTCGTCCTTAATGACCTGGAAAGTGATGCCGGTCTGCCGCCGCTGCCACAGCTCGACTGCAAGCTTATGGCCGACCCGGTCTTCGACGAGAACGGCGGCGTCATCGGCATACTGGTCATCGCCAACCGCAAGGACACCCCCGACTTTCGTGCCAGCGACGCGAAGCTGCTGCGGGTGATGTCGCGCAAGGCTGCCAGAATTATCCAGGTCAATTACGACTCACTGACCGGCATGATGACCCGGCACGGCTTTGAGTATCACCTCGAGACAGCGCTGTATGTTGTGCGCTACAAGCGCATTGAGCATTGCGTGCTACACATAAATATGGATCGTGTGCATATCGTCAATGACAGTTGTAGTCATCATGCCGGCGACGAATTGATTCGCCGTGCAGCCGCCCAGATTCGCGAACAGCTGCGTGACAGTGACATTATCGCCCGTACCGGTGGCGACCAGTTTGGCGTGCTGATGGCAGACTGCTCGCTCGAGCGTGGGCAGGAAATTGCCAACCAGATACGTGAATCGATCAGCAAGGCCGGCTTTACCTGGGACAAGCGGCGTTTCGACGTCAGCGTCAGTATCGGCGTCGCAGCGATGGCGCCCGAGTCAGAGAGTATCGTCAGCGTCGTTGGCGCCTCCGAGGTTGCCTGTAACGTCGCCAAGCAGAACGGGCGTAACCGGGTGGAGGTCTATGACCGCGACAGCAAGATGCTGATGCGGCGGCGCGCCGAGGTCGAGTGGGTTGGTCATCTGCACAATGCGCTGCGCGAGGACCGCTTCCTGCTTTACAGCCAGTGTATCTCGCCGCTGCAGGACAGCAGCAAGACGCCGCATACCGAAATACTGCTGCGGCTGCGTGGTGAGAACGGGCAAATACTGGGCCCCAACGAGTTCATGCCGGCGGCCGAGCGCTATAACCTGATGCCGGCGATCGACAGGTGGGTGCTGCGAAATACGCTGAAGACGCTGGCGGCCAACCTGCCGCGCCGCATACGGGAAGGCAACGTGTGGGCAATCAACCTTTCCGGGCAGTCAATTGGCGATGGCGCGTTCCTTGAGTTTGTTACGCGAGAAGTGGAGCAGGCAGGTGTTCCGCCTTCAAGTATATGCTTTGAAATTACCGAGACTGCGGCAGTAGCTGACCTGGAGCGGGCGCGTCGATTTATTGATGCGCTGAAGAATCACGGTTTCAGGTTTGCGCTCGATGATTTTGGCACCGGTCTTAGCTCATTCGCCTATCTCAAGACGCTGCCGGTTGACTACCTGAAGATTGACGGTGCCTTCGTACAGGGGGTAGCTGAGGACGCTGTGTCTGAGGCCATGGTCCTGGCTATCACGCAGATCGGCACTGTCATGGGGTTGGAGACTATCGCCGAGTTTGTCGAAAACGACGAAATCCGACAGAGCCTTTTGACGCTGGGCGTAACTTTCGGGCAGGGCTACGGAATCGAGCGCCCGCGACCACTGATTGAGCTGATGTGTGAGCTCACCCCGCAGATGATGGTCAGCGGCCTGTAGCCGGAAATAAAGAACCCCGCCGAGGCGGGGTCTGGAATTTATTGTTTTTGTTAAGTTTGTTGTTGCCGCTGTTATTGTTTGTGTCGCGAACGGTCCATGCTGTTTTTATCTGCTTCCAGATCCAACCTCAGCAACGATCAGGACCTACGCTGACCAGATAAAGCAAGAACCCTGCCAACTCGGAAAAACACTTTAAGAATAGGGGGTTAACTTCTTAACATTGTGACAAACACGGCGTCCTTGTAAGAAATTCCGACACGCAGATCAATTCTTGTTTTTGTGGTTTGCCTCACAGAGAAAAACCCGGCCGGCCGGTATGGTATTGCGCCATGACGACGAAGTTTTACGCCTGCTTTATCCTGCAGAACGGCACCTCCAACGGCTGTCGCGAACTGGGCGGCGTAGTGGAAATCCACCCGTCGATGCACGGGCTGAATTTTGACGATGTAGCCGAATTGCTGGCCGAGGATCTGGACGTCGCCGCCGAAGACGTTCGCGTTTACCACTTCTCCCGCCTGCACTGATTCCGACCGCGCACCTGGCGCGTCTTATCAGATATCATCTGCCGCTCTTTCGGCGAACCAGCTGACTCTACACTAATGCGGCTAACCCTCTTTTTCTTGCTGACTGCCTTACTTGCCGGCGTTACCCAGGCGCTGGAGGAAGGGCGCATGGAAGAAGTGCAGGTCACGGCCGGACGTGTCGAGCAGTCGACGACCGAGGTTCCCGCGGCAGTGACCGTAATCGATAGCGATGAGCTTGAGCGGCAGGCCCCGGTTATCGCCGTAGACCTGTTGCGCGGTGTGACCGGTGCGTTCGTGCAGCAGACCACGCCGGGCCAGGGTATCCCGATCATCCGCGGTCTGAAGGGCTCGGAAGTGCTGCACCTGGTCGATGGCATGCGTTTGAACAACGCGCTTTTTCGCAACGCACCAAACCAGTACCTGGCGCTGGTCGATCCCAACATTCTCGAACGGATCGAGGCAGTGCGCGGGCCATCGCCTTCGCTCTACGGGGCGGACGCGATGGGCGGCGTCGTGCAGCTGGTAAGCACGCTGCCGCAGACCGGCGTCGCTCCGGTCACGAGCGGCCGGCTGTTCTTCGATTACGGCTCGGCCGACAGTGTTGGCACCACTCACCTCAGTGTTGCGCGCAGCGGTGAAACAGCAGCCGCACTGGTTGCCGCCAGTTACCAGGATGTTGGCGACCGTCGCAGCGGCGACAATACCCGGCTGACAAACACCTCGTATACGGCACGTGCCGGCCGGGCGGCTCTGCGCCTGGCAGCGGGGGCCGATCACGAATGGTTGTTTGACCTGCAGTATCTTCGCCAGCCAGGTACGCCGCGGCACGACGAGCTGGTTGCAGGCTTTGGCCAGACGGAGCCGGCCTCGGCCGAATTCAGCTTTGAGCCCAACCAGCGCCTGTTCGCTCACGCCCGGTACCAGTGGCGCAATGTCAGTCGCCTGATCGACGATCTGGAAATGCATTTCGGACTGCAGGCAATGCGTGATGATCGCCGTACTCGTGACCTCGGGAGCACCTCCTTGCGTCGTGAGCGCAATGAAAGTGAGTTGCTGGGATTGTCCGCGCAGTTACGCAGTGCTCCGTTCGGCGATCACCGGCTGACCTCCGGGGTCGAGGCATATTTTGACGAAGTGACCAGTTCGCGAACCGCAACGGATATCAGCGATGGCAGCGTCAGCAGCATACGCAGCCGCTTCCCTGACGGGTCTACCATGGATAACCTCGCGCTGTACCTGCATGACGAATTTACTGCGAGCGACCGGTTAACACTCGACGTTGGTGGCCGCTACACACGCGTAGACGTATCGTTACCACCGGCAGATCGCGGTATTGGCGCAGAGGTCAGCGTCGACGACCTCACGGCAAACCTGGGTGCCGTGCTGGTGGTCGCGCCGCGTGTCAGCCTTGTGGCAAACATCGGCCGCGGTTTCAGGGCGCCGAATATTTTTGACCTGGGCACCCTTGGGCCACGTCCCGGCAATCGTTTCAACATTGCCAACCCTGCGCTCGGTCCGGAGGAGGTCATCACGGTCGACGCCGGTATCAAGTTTGCCGGCAGCCGTTTCATTGGTGAGGCCATAGCCTGGCGTGCCGACTATCGCGACAAGATCACTTCGGTACTTACCGGTGATACCGACTCACAAGGGCGCTCGGTAGTGCAGTCACAAAACGCCGCCAGTGTAGACCTGTGGGGCGTTGAGGCCGGCGGCCGCGTCGTATCACGCGACGGTCGTGTCGAATTTTCCGGCACGCTCAATTACACCTACGGCGAGGAAGGAAACGGATTGACGCAGCCGGCGGATCGCATACCGCCGCTTAACGGCAGGCTCGGCGTATTGTGGCACGGTGACCGGTGGTGGCTGGAAACCGCTGTCAGGTTCGCGGCCGAACAGGACCGGCTGAGCGATCGCGATATCGACGATCCGCGTATCGATCCTGCCGGCACCTCCGGCTGGGCATCGGCCGATGTTCGTGCCGGCTGGGACCTGAACGAGCGCTTCTCTGCTCAGTTGCGGCTGGACAACCTGTTGGACCGGCGTTACCGCGAGCATGGTTCAGGCATCGATGCACCCGGACGCAGTCTGGGTATCAGGCTCGAAGCGGTTTTCTAGCGGGACGGCTATAATCGGCCGCCGATATGCTGCGGAGCTTCTGATGCTGCGACTGTTGCCCTGCCTTTTACTGGTCGTGCTCTTTGCGGGTTGTGCTGATGACAAGGCCGGTCCCGATCCTTCGGCTGAAACCCCGGCGGCTGACTTGCCGCTGGATCTTGCATCCTCGTCAGCGGGCGATCCTGTAGCGGGCGATGAACCTGCGATCCCCGAGGAGTTTCGCCTGACGTCTTTCAAGTGGGACGGCCCGATGAATGCCGGTGACTCACTGCGCGTGCGTAATCCGTATGGCGACATTCGCTGCCGCAAATCAGGCACCGGAGAACTGATTGTCAGCGCACAGATCCAGACCTTCACTGACTGGCAACCCGCACCGGAAATCGCCGTAGTGGACAACAATGGCAGGTTCGAGCTGAAAATTGATCATCAGCACCCCGTCCGTGCTGAGTTCGGTGGTGACTACCAGCAGGGCTTTGCGGGTCGTATCGATGTCACCGTCCTGCTGCCACCTCAAACGACTGCGGACCTGGAAACGATCGACGGCGCACTGCGGGTGAAGAACTTCATCGGCGCTCTTAATGCCAAAACGACAAGCGGCGAACTGTATTACAAATCCACCGGAAGTTTCGATCTTGCCACCAGAGACGGGGCCGTCGACGTTACCGTCAGCGAGTACACCGGCGCGAGCGAAATACGCACTGAGAGCGGCCCTGTCAGCGTGATATTGGGCGCCGGCGTGAGTGCCACACTCGGCCTGGAGAGCGCAGGCAAGATTGATTTCAGACCAGCGGAGGGTGTCGCGGCCGGCAGGCAACGGGTGTCGGACCAGAAGCAAATTGTCCTCGGTGATGGCGATATACCCCTGAATATACGAAGCAGCAGCGGTGACATCACGATCAACGTCGACTGATAGCGATGGCCGCGCGTATTAATGTTAAGTGCGGCCGGCCCGGACGGTGGTCTATACTTCTGTAGCGAAAACAATAAAGCACGACAAGAAGCGAGCGGCCCGGCTTGGCCGCCTTGCCCGTGACAACTCCTTAATATTTGAGGGATATGGGAAATGAGTACATCACCTGAAGGTGTGCCGGCGAGCACGCCAGCCACTGGCGCACTCCAGAAAGCGATTCTGGCCGGCGTCAGCTGTCTGCTGGTCCTGGCCGGCGGTGCAAGCGCCAGGAACGGACAGCACATGACCGAAGCGAAAAAGGCTCAGCGCGCCCCGGCGGCAGTCCGGCCGGCGCCAAAGGTCTATCGCGGTGCCGACCTGCTGGGCGTCTACCCGGCGCACAAGCTCACCGTGGACATGGCGAAGCTGAAACCGAAAAAGGCATGGCGCCCCGGTGATGCCATCAAGGAAATTCCCAAGCGCAGCAAGGTGCGGCCTGGCAAGGCCAATCCCGCCGAGCAGGCAGCAGCACGGGCGCAGACTGCCGGCAGTGATCCGCTGGTTGCACTGCAGTCGCGTGCCAAGCCCGGCAGTGCGTCGCGCGCTTTCTCAATCCCTTCGCTGAATTTTGACGGGCAGGGTTTTACCGGTGCCAACCCGCCGGACACGGTCGGTGATGTCGGCGTCGACTATTACATACAGATGGTCAACGGTGGTGGCACCACCGTAAACATCTACAACAAGGTAAACGGCAGCATCGCTACCAGCTTCCAGCTTGAATCCCTGTGGACTGATGGTGGTAGCTGTGCCAGCGGACTGGGTGACCCGGTTGTACTGTACGATCGGCTTGCCGGGCGCTGGTTTCTGAGCGAGTTTTCCTCGTCGGGCAACCGGATCTGCATGTACGTCTCGCAGACCGGCGACCCCACTGCCGGTACCTGGTATGGCTATGAAATTGCCGCCATCAATTTTCCGGATTACCCAAAGTACGCGGTATGGCCGGACGCCTACTACATCAGTAGTAATGAATCCGTGCCCCGGGCCTACGCCATCGACCGTGCAGCAATGCTTAACGGGTTGCCCGCAACCTTCGTAAAATTTGACGCGCCTTCT
The Gammaproteobacteria bacterium DNA segment above includes these coding regions:
- a CDS encoding EAL domain-containing protein, giving the protein MEFRDFDLERYGRLMRRLLPSAIGFSVCDSAGLRRWSSDCSDLNACVRAVAVLNESEAGWATRDTSMQCRPVTDGIAVCTLRIDAADPAAGTLAVLMPEDCGDASEALEIVAECVAGESGFLMELDAMAAELSERYEELNLIYITEDNVKYFDEGQDALRKLVQNTGRFLDTGLVALVMGDRKVITSQGNNETPIPGVDDILTAATAELYERVVFMKDAVVLNDLESDAGLPPLPQLDCKLMADPVFDENGGVIGILVIANRKDTPDFRASDAKLLRVMSRKAARIIQVNYDSLTGMMTRHGFEYHLETALYVVRYKRIEHCVLHINMDRVHIVNDSCSHHAGDELIRRAAAQIREQLRDSDIIARTGGDQFGVLMADCSLERGQEIANQIRESISKAGFTWDKRRFDVSVSIGVAAMAPESESIVSVVGASEVACNVAKQNGRNRVEVYDRDSKMLMRRRAEVEWVGHLHNALREDRFLLYSQCISPLQDSSKTPHTEILLRLRGENGQILGPNEFMPAAERYNLMPAIDRWVLRNTLKTLAANLPRRIREGNVWAINLSGQSIGDGAFLEFVTREVEQAGVPPSSICFEITETAAVADLERARRFIDALKNHGFRFALDDFGTGLSSFAYLKTLPVDYLKIDGAFVQGVAEDAVSEAMVLAITQIGTVMGLETIAEFVENDEIRQSLLTLGVTFGQGYGIERPRPLIELMCELTPQMMVSGL
- a CDS encoding response regulator, which produces MKRVIVAEDEPYLARMLRLALSRSGYRVQTATDGEVAWELLSQEPPDAFITAATLPTISGVDLCRRIRRELPHRDMPTIIMTGRAEEQTRREAQAMDRVIVLDKPVSIRTLLSELDSFFAGDSMADTLVGEERIR
- a CDS encoding TonB-dependent receptor encodes the protein MLTALLAGVTQALEEGRMEEVQVTAGRVEQSTTEVPAAVTVIDSDELERQAPVIAVDLLRGVTGAFVQQTTPGQGIPIIRGLKGSEVLHLVDGMRLNNALFRNAPNQYLALVDPNILERIEAVRGPSPSLYGADAMGGVVQLVSTLPQTGVAPVTSGRLFFDYGSADSVGTTHLSVARSGETAAALVAASYQDVGDRRSGDNTRLTNTSYTARAGRAALRLAAGADHEWLFDLQYLRQPGTPRHDELVAGFGQTEPASAEFSFEPNQRLFAHARYQWRNVSRLIDDLEMHFGLQAMRDDRRTRDLGSTSLRRERNESELLGLSAQLRSAPFGDHRLTSGVEAYFDEVTSSRTATDISDGSVSSIRSRFPDGSTMDNLALYLHDEFTASDRLTLDVGGRYTRVDVSLPPADRGIGAEVSVDDLTANLGAVLVVAPRVSLVANIGRGFRAPNIFDLGTLGPRPGNRFNIANPALGPEEVITVDAGIKFAGSRFIGEAIAWRADYRDKITSVLTGDTDSQGRSVVQSQNAASVDLWGVEAGGRVVSRDGRVEFSGTLNYTYGEEGNGLTQPADRIPPLNGRLGVLWHGDRWWLETAVRFAAEQDRLSDRDIDDPRIDPAGTSGWASADVRAGWDLNERFSAQLRLDNLLDRRYREHGSGIDAPGRSLGIRLEAVF
- a CDS encoding glutamate--cysteine ligase, with translation MATGDYGTLVRRLGRLSGEALSGRQIGIEKESLRVRPDGRLALTPHPAGLGSALTHSSITTDYSEALLELVTPPANETWCVLQNLVDLHQFVYEQIEDEMLWCASMPCSVSSDDDIPIAQYGGSNVGMMKTVYRRGLGHRYGRMMQAIAGVHFNFSLGRRFWDELAQAEGENARGSDWISAVYLGLIRNFRRYGWLTLYLFGASPAACSSFLRGREADLEEFDGTLFGTNATTLRMSDVGYKNKVQSSLQIPVNNLEEYIAGLEYATATVHPPYRDIGVVVDGEYRQLNANILQIENEYYSLIRPKRVAWSGETPSHALRRGGIEYVEVRALDVSPFDPVGVNQQELRFLEIMLAFCALHDSPPIDAAEQMRIDRNQLETARHGRNPRLMLQRSRGLSPLRDWATELCEQMIPVAELLDAQSGNADYVAALREQMNCVQDPELTPSARVLREMRENSESFYEFALRTSTAHSDYFRQLVGISAERRQQLSEMAEASLQRQREIEAADSISFEEFLARYFSQ